One genomic segment of Natranaeroarchaeum aerophilus includes these proteins:
- the pyrB gene encoding aspartate carbamoyltransferase: MRNEHLITAKQLSREDIETVLDRAAEIAADPSAVNDRHADTLLGLLFFEPSTRTKMSFEAAIKRLGGDVVDMGSVDSSSVSKGESLADTVRVIQGYADALVLRHPRQGSAKMASEFVDVPLVNAGDGAGHHPSQTLLDLYTMREANGLDDLTIGIMGDLKYGRTVHSLANALTNFDVRQHFISPESLQLPRSVRYDLHQEGASVREHTDLDEILPELDVLYVTRIQRERFPDENEYHAVAGEYQIDAETLEAASDDLTIMHPLPRVDEIAPEIDETDHASYFSQAHNGVPVRMALLDLLLSNEEGDAE; this comes from the coding sequence ATGCGGAACGAGCACCTCATAACGGCCAAACAGTTATCGCGGGAGGACATCGAGACGGTCCTCGACCGGGCGGCCGAGATCGCGGCCGATCCGTCCGCCGTCAACGACCGTCACGCCGACACGTTGCTCGGGTTGCTCTTTTTCGAGCCGAGCACCCGGACCAAGATGAGTTTCGAGGCGGCGATCAAACGACTGGGCGGGGATGTCGTCGACATGGGCTCGGTCGACTCCTCCAGCGTCTCGAAGGGTGAGAGCCTCGCCGACACCGTCCGCGTCATTCAGGGCTACGCCGACGCACTCGTACTGCGCCATCCCCGGCAGGGATCGGCGAAGATGGCCAGCGAGTTCGTCGACGTACCGCTGGTCAACGCGGGCGATGGTGCAGGCCATCACCCCAGCCAGACGTTGCTCGACCTCTACACGATGCGTGAGGCAAACGGGCTGGACGATCTGACCATTGGGATCATGGGCGATCTGAAGTACGGTCGGACCGTCCACTCGCTGGCAAACGCGCTGACGAACTTCGACGTCCGCCAGCACTTCATCAGTCCGGAGAGCCTCCAGCTCCCCCGGAGCGTCCGGTACGATCTCCATCAGGAGGGTGCGTCGGTCCGGGAACACACCGACCTCGACGAGATCCTGCCGGAACTCGACGTGCTCTACGTCACGCGCATCCAGCGCGAACGGTTCCCCGACGAGAACGAGTATCACGCCGTTGCGGGCGAGTACCAGATCGACGCCGAGACGCTCGAAGCGGCCAGCGACGATCTGACGATCATGCATCCCCTTCCCCGCGTCGACGAGATCGCGCCGGAGATCGACGAGACCGACCACGCCAGCTATTTTTCGCAGGCGCACAACGGCGTCCCCGTCCGGATGGCGCTGCTGGATCTCCTGCTCTCAAATGAGGAAGGTGATGCCGAATGA
- the pyrI gene encoding aspartate carbamoyltransferase regulatory subunit, with the protein MSDHELRVSKIRNGTVIDHVPGGQALNVLAILGIDGTGGEQVSIGMNVPSDRLPAKDIVKVEGRELSQNEVDVLSLIAPDATINIVSEYDVVDKRRLDRPEHVEGVLACPNRNCITTDDEPVDSKFEVLDDEVRCVYCNTIIRDNLTEHIGN; encoded by the coding sequence ATGAGTGACCACGAACTCCGCGTCAGCAAGATCCGCAACGGCACTGTGATCGATCACGTCCCCGGCGGCCAGGCACTGAACGTCCTCGCCATTCTGGGGATCGATGGCACCGGCGGCGAGCAGGTCAGCATCGGGATGAACGTCCCCAGCGATCGGCTCCCAGCCAAGGACATCGTCAAGGTGGAGGGGCGCGAACTCAGCCAGAACGAGGTCGACGTCCTCTCGCTGATCGCCCCCGACGCAACGATCAACATCGTCAGCGAGTACGACGTCGTCGACAAACGACGGCTCGACCGTCCCGAACACGTCGAGGGCGTCCTCGCGTGTCCGAACCGCAACTGTATCACGACTGACGACGAACCCGTCGACTCGAAGTTCGAGGTGCTAGACGACGAGGTTCGGTGTGTCTACTGTAATACGATCATCCGCGATAACCTGACCGAGCATATCGGAAATTGA
- a CDS encoding helix-turn-helix domain-containing protein: MPEFDPAPTSDDTRRRWQAGTDTFGRIYDVVLGITSPTPYTDIAERADCSQNAAKKHLDRLAEMGIAHVNSDSRPATYERNDGYLEWQDASRIAAELSVDEIIDRVEALESQQAEYEAQFETTDPTDVSVFDHGDHDTIHERMTAVSEWQGVIRDIRLYELARQLSQNDGHLIPA, from the coding sequence ATGCCTGAGTTCGACCCGGCCCCTACCTCCGACGATACCCGGCGACGGTGGCAGGCGGGAACGGACACGTTTGGTCGTATCTACGACGTCGTCCTCGGGATAACGTCCCCAACCCCGTACACCGATATCGCCGAGCGTGCGGACTGTTCTCAAAATGCCGCCAAAAAGCATCTCGACCGGCTGGCGGAGATGGGTATCGCTCACGTCAACAGCGACAGCCGCCCGGCGACATACGAGCGAAACGATGGGTATCTCGAATGGCAGGATGCCAGTCGGATCGCGGCCGAACTCTCGGTCGACGAGATTATCGACCGCGTTGAGGCGCTCGAATCCCAGCAAGCTGAGTACGAGGCCCAGTTCGAGACGACGGACCCGACAGATGTCTCCGTGTTTGATCACGGTGACCACGATACGATTCACGAGCGAATGACCGCCGTCAGCGAGTGGCAGGGTGTGATTCGAGATATCAGACTGTACGAACTGGCCCGCCAGCTCTCCCAGAACGACGGCCATCTCATTCCAGCGTAG